AACCTACAATCTCAGTCTCAGCGATACCAACGATGCCGAATCTAGTCCGGATGCTACCGTAGCCGACCTCGACATTGCCAACAGTGGTAACGTCACCATTCGTACCAGCAGCGGTCAAGCCACCATTGATGCCAGCAATATTGGTGGTGGTAGCGAACGACGCGATCGCGTTTTTCAAGTATTGGATAATGCCAATCTTACTTTAGAAAATGTAGTAGTCACAGGTGGCGAAGCACCATCCGATGGAAATAGTTCTACCTTACCCAACTCCGAAGAAGGAGGCGGCATTCGGGTTAACTTACAGGGAGAACTAACCCTGAAAAATAGCACTATTTCTGGAAATTCTGCTGTTCGCGGTGCCGGTATTTTCAGCGATTCCAACAGCAACACCACCTTCAATAACAGTGAAGTTTCTGACAACAGATCGGGTCTGGGAGGTGGCCCGGGAGGTGGCATTTTCAACGATATTTATAGTACAGCTACTTTCAACAACAGCACCATCGCCAATAATACTAGCAACGGTAGTGGTGGCGGCATCTTCAACAATGAGAATGCGAGTGCTAGCTTTACTAATAGTACTATAAAAGATAACGCTACATCGTTTGGAGGCGATGGCGCTGGTATTTTCAACGGCCAAAATGCTACTGCTACGGTCAGTAACAGCCAAATTTCTGGAAATTCTGCTACTCGCGATGGTGGCGGCATTTTCAATGATGCCTCCGCCACTCTTTCTGTTAGCGATAGTACTGTTACAGGAAACTCTTCAAGTGACGATGGTGGCGGGATTGCTAACTTCACCTTCAATAGCACAGCTAACATCCAGAACAGTACAATTTCTAATAATTATGCAGATAACGGAGGGGGGGGATTCTTCAACAATGGCTCAGCTCGCATTTATGGTAGTACCATTTCCGGTAATTCTGCAGGTGATAACGGTAACGGTGGCGGTATTGACAACAGCGGTTTAGCTCGTATTTATAACAGTACCATTTTTGGTAATTCTGTAGAGGAGAGAGGTGGCGGCATTCATAATGCTGGCTTCTCCGGCGAAACCATTCTGACTTTGACCAACAGCACTATCTCCGGTAATACCTCATCTTCAGATGGTGGCGGTATTTTTAATCTTAAAACAGCTACGCTAAACAACAGCACGATTTTTGAAAATTCAGCAACTGGCAACGGTGCTGGGATTTTCAACAAAGATACCGTTACCATTAATAATTCCATCATTGCTCAAAATCAAGGATTTCGCGATCTGCAAAACGACGGTGGCAACATTGGTACTGGCGGAAGCAATATTGTCGAAGATACGAACGTCACCGATGCCACCTTTATCAGCGAAAACCCGCAACTTGGTTCTCTCAACGATAACGGCGGTCCTACGCCAACCCACCTTCCCCTTGACGGAAGTCCTGCAATTGATGGTGGTGCGAACAGTGCTGTTCCCGCAGATAGCGAGGATTTAGACGGAGATGGCGATACCAGCGAAAGCATTCCCTACGACCAACGCGGATCTGAGTTCGATCGCATTAGCAACGGTACGGTCGATATTGGTGCTGTGGAAGTTCAACAAGGAGACACCACACCTCCCACCATTAGTGCCGTCACTACTACCAACAGCGGCACTCTGACAACCGACGATACTCTGACGTTGGTGGTCCGATGCCAACGAAGATTTGCTTACCAATGGCAATGCTTCCTTGGAATTGGATATCGGTGGCACCACCCGCACTGCCAATCTCGATACTATTAACAGCGATGGCAACGCCGTCTTTACCTACACCATCCAAAGTGACGACAATAACGATAGTGATGGCATTGATGTTACTGCTATCTCTGTAGAAAACAATGGTCTGGAAGATGCCGCTGGCAACGATTTAGATACCAACAGCTTTTCTGCAGTCAATCTCGATGTCAATGTAGTCAATCTCGATGTCAATGTGGATACATCTCAAGATGATGGCGACGATAGTGACGACGGTGACGACGGTGATGGTGGTGACGATGGTGACTCTGGTGGTGGAAATGGTGGTGGAACCACCAACAATCCTCCCAGCATAGAACACGTCGATATTACCAGAACAGT
This window of the Geitlerinema sp. PCC 9228 genome carries:
- a CDS encoding DUF4347 domain-containing protein, producing the protein MVQVAFQATLVSELDSVANAVESAKTHNCTSQHLRQDGSCTSLALIDPSVENYQSLIAGMVPGTKAILLDRDRNGIQQIGEILENYRNLESIHIIAHGSPGCLYVGNSVLNRQTLPTYERNLQSWRDALAADADIFLYGCRIADTVRNESFLEQLAVLTNANIAATSSITGNAKQGGNWNFEVQIGNVRSSLAISETTQQSYPGILDTITLNVNITTDESDGEANTGNGLSLRDAILTANNDPDNDYIIELQGGETYNLSLSDTNDAESSPDATVADLDIANSGNVTIRTSSGQATIDASNIGGGSERRDRVFQVLDNANLTLENVVVTGGEAPSDGNSSTLPNSEEGGGIRVNLQGELTLKNSTISGNSAVRGAGIFSDSNSNTTFNNSEVSDNRSGLGGGPGGGIFNDIYSTATFNNSTIANNTSNGSGGGIFNNENASASFTNSTIKDNATSFGGDGAGIFNGQNATATVSNSQISGNSATRDGGGIFNDASATLSVSDSTVTGNSSSDDGGGIANFTFNSTANIQNSTISNNYADNGGGGFFNNGSARIYGSTISGNSAGDNGNGGGIDNSGLARIYNSTIFGNSVEERGGGIHNAGFSGETILTLTNSTISGNTSSSDGGGIFNLKTATLNNSTIFENSATGNGAGIFNKDTVTINNSIIAQNQGFRDLQNDGGNIGTGGSNIVEDTNVTDATFISENPQLGSLNDNGGPTPTHLPLDGSPAIDGGANSAVPADSEDLDGDGDTSESIPYDQRGSEFDRISNGTVDIGAVEVQQGDTTPPTISAVTTTNSGTLTTDDTLTLVVRCQRRFAYQWQCFLGIGYRWHHPHCQSRYY